Within bacterium, the genomic segment AAAAAGAGCCAAATAATAAAGATGCCCTATCTATCCTTGAGGATATACAGAAAATGAAATAAAAATTTTTCTTGCAAAATTTTTTGTTTATGGATGTATAATTATCTATCGTCGCAATGAAAGATTTTGGAAAAGATTATAAAGATTATAAAAGTATGAGGGTGGTTAAACCTAACCGCCCGGAAAGGTTTTTATATAAAATCAAAGGCAGGTTCAATAAAGAGCCGGCTTTTTTATTTAGGAGGTCAGTGAAATGAAAAGAGGAATCTTTGAGATTTTGATGGCGGTGGGATTTATGGCTTGCAAGATAGCCTGGGCTTAAGACTTATGTTTCTGGGACAATTACAGGTGATACAACCTGGAATTTGACAGGAAGCCCATATATTGCAACCGATACCGTATATGTCGCCAATGGAGTTAAATTGACCATTGAGCCAGGGGTAACCGTAAGGTTCGCAACAGAAACATCTTTAATCTGCTATGGCACATTGAATGCTATTGGCAATCCTACAGGAACAATTACATTTACCTCCAGCCAGACTACACCATCTGCAGGCGATTGGAAAGGGATTAAGCTTTCTGGAAGTGGAGCAAGCGGAAGTCAGATAAGCTGGTGCAATATAGGGTATGCAAAGCAGGCGGTTTATTTGGAAAATATATCTTCTATTGTGATTATAAATAATTATATCCACGACAATAAAGGAAATGATGGTGGATTACTTGGTGAAATAGGTTGTGGGATATATCTTTATCAATCAACAAACAATATAATATCAGAAAATTCAATCTTCCAAAATACAGGTGGCCAAGGAGGAAGAACTAGTTGGGACGGTGTAGGTGGTAGAGGCGGAATTGGTTGTGGAATCTATCTTTCAAATTCAACAAACAATGCAATATCAGAAAATACAATATTAAATAATACAGGAGGTAATGGAGGAGCAGGAGATGGCCATAGTGCAGGTGGCCAGCCTGGTAATGGCTATGGAATATATATTGAGTCAAATAGCTATAATAATACAATTACAACTACGAATACCTATAACAATGAGCCAATCCATTATTACTGCAATCAAGCAGGAATTACTATTGAAAATCAAATATTAACCCTGGCTGGCTCTGGCTCAACCAATCTGGGAAGGATTGTCTTAATCAATTGTTCTAATTTTACAATAAGAAACAACACAATTTCTGGTGGAATTGGCCAGAATGGAATAACCGGTAGCTATGGGAGTTCAGGTGGCCCTGGTGGCATTGGCTGTGGAATTTACCTTGAAACATCAACCAATGGTACAATTACCAATAACACAATATTCCAAAACACAGGAGGTCGGGGAGGAGCGGGTGGCTTGTGGGGTTCAAATGGCAGTCCTGGACAGTGCTATGGAATATACTCCATCTCAAACTCTAATCCCACCATTCATTGCAACAACCTCTCTGCCAACAAAAACGGCGACTTAACCAAAGGCTATGGTGTCTATCACGATGGAAGTTCTGGAACAATCTCTGCTACTTACAATTGGTGGGGAGCAAATTCAGGTCCAGAGCATCCCATAACAAATCCATCAGGTCAGGGTGATAAGGTATCTGATTGGGTTGATTATAGACCTTATCTTACTGGAACATTTACAGGACCAAGTGTTTCGCTTGTTCCAACATCAGGGTTAATTGGAACAGAAGTAAAGATTGAAAGCTATGGCTTTGCCACAGAAAGCACAATTTCCATTACCTTCGCCACCCACTCCACCATCACCACCACCCAATCAAGCCCCCTCGGCACTTTCTCCACAACCTTTGTCGTAAGCACCCAATCCCCTGGCACAAAGGTTATTACCGCCACAGATTCCTATGGAAACTATGCCACCACGACATTTATCCTCCTTCCACCCACCTT encodes:
- a CDS encoding right-handed parallel beta-helix repeat-containing protein yields the protein MTGSPYIATDTVYVANGVKLTIEPGVTVRFATETSLICYGTLNAIGNPTGTITFTSSQTTPSAGDWKGIKLSGSGASGSQISWCNIGYAKQAVYLENISSIVIINNYIHDNKGNDGGLLGEIGCGIYLYQSTNNIISENSIFQNTGGQGGRTSWDGVGGRGGIGCGIYLSNSTNNAISENTILNNTGGNGGAGDGHSAGGQPGNGYGIYIESNSYNNTITTTNTYNNEPIHYYCNQAGITIENQILTLAGSGSTNLGRIVLINCSNFTIRNNTISGGIGQNGITGSYGSSGGPGGIGCGIYLETSTNGTITNNTIFQNTGGRGGAGGLWGSNGSPGQCYGIYSISNSNPTIHCNNLSANKNGDLTKGYGVYHDGSSGTISATYNWWGANSGPEHPITNPSGQGDKVSDWVDYRPYLTGTFTGPSVSLVPTSGLIGTEVKIESYGFATESTISITFATHSTITTTQSSPLGTFSTTFVVSTQSPGTKVITATDSYGNYATTTFILLPPTFLRVIPQSRIVAKGDEFVSEIKIDDVRNMAVVGVYLSFDPDVLEVSTITEGGFPSGGMVMKKTFNNANGHIDYSVGLLSGSSSGSGVLCSIRFRGKEGGTSSIRFDFDILGNRNTKIIDTQSNLIPFNKEESLIYVATGLSIFPKDKTIMAGNSQIYNAYAICGGLNVDVTGSTTFTSNGGGSWTTNSFEAHYIGTYTITGTFLSLMGTTSVIITPGTPTSLIYVSGNNQTQNCQETLANPFVCKVEDFYHNPCDDVLIDWEITENPIGASGFSLSATQTLTNLQGTSATYLTLGTEPPGTWTIEARNTSLSGSPIIFKAYSLRRFGSISGTSLIDRGTEAQRQAGILVRLVETGETKTTNADSYFIFSNIPVGTYTLSFTYPGATPATKTDVLITKTQFNDTTDIGTITLIAGDPNGDGQINILTGHLRKTPL